AAGATAACAGCTTTGATTTCATCTTGTGCAATCACGTACTGGAACACATCCCCGATGATACAAAGGCCATGCAGGAAATTTTCAGGGTTTTAAGCCCCGGCGGAACTGCCATTCTGCAAATACCGCAGGATCTAAATCGCGAAAAAACATTTGAAGACAACTCAATTACCGACCCTGCCCTGCGAGCAAAGATCTTTGGGCAATACGATCATGTAAGGGTTTACGGAAGAGATTACTTCAACAAATTAAGAGAAGTGGGCTTCAGGGTAGAAGAGGTAGATCTTACTTCACAAATGGAGCCACAACTGGTAGATAAATACCGTCTGGCGAAGGGAGAGATCATTCCGGTGGCAAAGAAGTGAGCAGTTATTGGTTAATGGGGGATCAGGAATAATTATTTCAGAAAAATTGAATGAAAATTATTCTGCATAGTCCAACTTTAAGACCTTCCTAAGGCTTTAAGTGAATAGGAAAAAAATTTGTTCGAAATTACCTGGAGAACAACTTAGGAAGATACCCTGCCTATTCTTTTTGATACTAACCACTCAATAGTCATTCATTGCTTAATTATAAATCTTTCATAAGCTCGTCAAAACCCGGGGTGGCATATTCCTTCATTTCACCTCCAAGAGTAGAATAAATGAGGAAAGCATCTAAATTATTTTCCTGCGAAAGTACCATTTTTGAGAGGTCAAACCCCATAGCCATAAAAGCAGTGGCATAGGCATCGGCCAACGCACAATTTTCAGCAAGAACAGTTACGCTAAGCAGGTCACTTTTTTGGGCAAAGCCGGTGAGCGGATTAATAGTATGAACGTAATGAGCCCCTGTTTCGGGATCTGTACGGTGTTTTCGGTAGTTTCCCGAAGTCGCCATAGCGCGGTTTCTCAGCTCAATGGTTGCCGTAAGTTCCCTTTGCCCTACTTCCTGCATAGGGTCATCAATCCCCACGGTCCAGTACGCCCCTTTTTGTACGTTCATTCCTTTAGCAAGAAGTTCTCCCCCCAGCTCAATAAGGTAGTTATCCACATTCTTTGAATCGAGGTAATATCCCACAAGATCAATGGCGTAACCTTTGGCAATAGCGTTAAAATCGAGGTATATGTTGGGAGTATCTTTGATAAGCAGGTTGTCGTTCAATTCCAGCTTTTCAAAACCCACAAATTGCATAAGGGAATCTATGGTGACCGAGTCTATTTCTTTAGGGCCATTTTCGGGGCCAAATCCATATTGATTCACAAGGTCGCCCACGGTAGGATCAAAGTACCCGTTACTTTGGCGCCACACCTCTTTTGAGAGTTTAAATACATTCTGAAAAAGAGTGTCTACCTCTACCAGGCTGTCTCCCCTGTTTATCCTCGAAATATCTGAAGATTCCCTGTAGGTGCTCATGGACTGGTTCACCCGTTCAAAAATGGAATCGAGAGCTTTCTCAAGCGGTATTTCATCTTCAGAATAATAGCTTATTGAATAGGTAGTGCCCAGGGCTTCTCCATACGCATTCCTTTCTTCATCTGCTTGTGAACATGAAACAACCAGGGAACACAACAACAGCAATCTGATAGCAGGTCTTAAAAATGTCATTTTTAGATTTCTTTTAATCCGGGGTAATTAACTACATAATCTTCTGACCTCATAACGGGCAATTCATAGTCTTTGGAATTTGCGAGCCCCACGCCGGCATAAAAAGTGCGGGCATTAAATTTTAAAGCCTGCTCTTTTACAGTTTCCAAAAAGATCATATCAATATCTCGCGGATCGTGTGGATATTCTATTGCCCGCACTACAACGAAATGCAACTTTTTATTCCTTAAAGCCACGAACTGAGGGTCCTTTTTAAAATCACTATTGACACCCAGAAATTCATATCCCTGTTCTTCCAGATCTTTACCCACAATGTTCATTGCAAGGTTATGCAGTTCCTGATCGGTTAATTGTGACATGATTCAAAATTAGTTAATTCAGCTTAATATAATGTGTCCAAATCAAAAACAGCCACCAATAGGCAGCTGTTTTTTATCATTTTAACTTCTTCAGATTATCCTCCAAAGTCATCAAATCTCACGTTTTCTGGTGGCACTCCAAAATCTTCGGCCATTTTCTCTACAGCCTTGTTCATTAGCGGAGGTCCACAGAAATAGAATTCAATTTCTTCCGGTTCATCGTGCAGGCTAAGGTAGTTATCAATAACCACCTGGTGAATAAATCCTACAAAACCGTCTCCTTCTCCCTCAATTCCATCTTTTACTTTCCAGTTGTCTTCTTCAAGAGGTTCAGAAAGTGCGATGTAGAATTTGAAGTTAGGGAAGTCTCTTTCAAGAGCCCTAAAATGTTCAGTATAGAACAACTCCCTTTTAGAACGCCCACCGTACCAGTAAGTTACTTTTCTTCCGGTCTTAAGGGTTCTGAAAAGGTGGTACAAATGCGAACGCATTGGCGCCATTCCTGCTCCCCCACCAACGTAAAGCATTTCTGCGTCGCTGTGGTTGATAAAGAATTCTCCATAAGGTCCTGAAATAGTGACTTTATCTCCTTTTTTCTGATTGAAGATGTAAGAAGAAGCTATACCAGGGTTTACGGTCATCCAGTCGTTCTTGGCACGATCCCATGGCGGGGTGGCAACACGAACGTTAAGCATGATCCTTCTTCCTTCGGCAGGGTAAGAAGCCATGGAATAGGCTCTTTCAACTACTTCGGGGTTCTTCATTACAAGTGGCCAAAGATTGAATTTATCCCACTCAAGTTTAAATTTATCAGGTTCTCCTGGGTGTTCTTCAGGATGCGCGGTAATATCCATATCTTCATACTTGACCTCGCATTTTGGGATTTCGATCTGGATATATCCTCCAGCCTTGTAATCCATATCTTCAGGAATTTCCACAACAAATTCCTTAATGAACGATGCCACGTTGTAGTTGCTCACTACGGTAGCCTCCCATTTCTTAATTCCGAATACTTCTTCGGGAATGGTGATCTTCATATCCTGCTTTACCTTTACCTGGCACCCAAGACGCCATCCATCGGCAATCTCTTTACGTGTAAAGTGAGGTTCTTCAGTAGGCAGGATAGTTCCGCCACCTTCAGCAACAATACATTTACACTGAATACAGGTACCACCTCCACCACAGGCAGAAGGGAGGAAAAGTTTGTTTTCACCCAAAGTAGACAGAAGCGTACCTCCAGATCCTACTTCAATATCTTTTTCGTTGTTAATATTGATCTTTACAGGTCCCGATGGTATTAACTTGGCTTTTGCTCCCAATAGAACAGCAACCAGGATTAAGATAAGGACTAAGAATACAATAACACTTGCTATAATTACTTCCATTGCTTTCTCTCTATATTTTGATTCCCATGAAACTCATGAATCCAAGAGCCATAAGTCCGGTGATTATAAAAGTGATCCCCAAACCTTTGAGCGGCGCAGGAACGTTTGAATAAGCGATTTTTTCACGAATGGCTGCAATACCCAGAATGGCGAGGAACCAGCCAATTCCACTTCCAAAACCATAAGTTACAGCTTCCCCAAGACCTGAAAAATCTTTTTGCTGCATGAACAGTGCCCCTCCCAGGATGGCACAGTTTACCGCGATAAGCGGAAGGAAGATCCCCAGGGCACCATAAAGCGCGGGAGCAAACTTCTCAACCACCATTTCTACGAGCTGAACCATAGCGGCAATAACGGCGATGAACATTATGAAACTAAGGAAACTCAGGTCG
This Salinimicrobium tongyeongense DNA region includes the following protein-coding sequences:
- a CDS encoding FAD:protein FMN transferase, whose amino-acid sequence is MTFLRPAIRLLLLCSLVVSCSQADEERNAYGEALGTTYSISYYSEDEIPLEKALDSIFERVNQSMSTYRESSDISRINRGDSLVEVDTLFQNVFKLSKEVWRQSNGYFDPTVGDLVNQYGFGPENGPKEIDSVTIDSLMQFVGFEKLELNDNLLIKDTPNIYLDFNAIAKGYAIDLVGYYLDSKNVDNYLIELGGELLAKGMNVQKGAYWTVGIDDPMQEVGQRELTATIELRNRAMATSGNYRKHRTDPETGAHYVHTINPLTGFAQKSDLLSVTVLAENCALADAYATAFMAMGFDLSKMVLSQENNLDAFLIYSTLGGEMKEYATPGFDELMKDL
- a CDS encoding Na(+)-translocating NADH-quinone reductase subunit F encodes the protein MSQLTDQELHNLAMNIVGKDLEEQGYEFLGVNSDFKKDPQFVALRNKKLHFVVVRAIEYPHDPRDIDMIFLETVKEQALKFNARTFYAGVGLANSKDYELPVMRSEDYVVNYPGLKEI
- the nqrF gene encoding NADH:ubiquinone reductase (Na(+)-transporting) subunit F, with protein sequence MEVIIASVIVFLVLILILVAVLLGAKAKLIPSGPVKININNEKDIEVGSGGTLLSTLGENKLFLPSACGGGGTCIQCKCIVAEGGGTILPTEEPHFTRKEIADGWRLGCQVKVKQDMKITIPEEVFGIKKWEATVVSNYNVASFIKEFVVEIPEDMDYKAGGYIQIEIPKCEVKYEDMDITAHPEEHPGEPDKFKLEWDKFNLWPLVMKNPEVVERAYSMASYPAEGRRIMLNVRVATPPWDRAKNDWMTVNPGIASSYIFNQKKGDKVTISGPYGEFFINHSDAEMLYVGGGAGMAPMRSHLYHLFRTLKTGRKVTYWYGGRSKRELFYTEHFRALERDFPNFKFYIALSEPLEEDNWKVKDGIEGEGDGFVGFIHQVVIDNYLSLHDEPEEIEFYFCGPPLMNKAVEKMAEDFGVPPENVRFDDFGG
- the nqrE gene encoding NADH:ubiquinone reductase (Na(+)-transporting) subunit E encodes the protein MDYINLFVRSIFIENMIFAYFLGMCSYLAVSKTVKTGVGLGAAVIFVLTMTVPINFLLDKYLLRPGALSWLNEEYATIDLSFLSFIMFIAVIAAMVQLVEMVVEKFAPALYGALGIFLPLIAVNCAILGGALFMQQKDFSGLGEAVTYGFGSGIGWFLAILGIAAIREKIAYSNVPAPLKGLGITFIITGLMALGFMSFMGIKI